The Etheostoma cragini isolate CJK2018 chromosome 15, CSU_Ecrag_1.0, whole genome shotgun sequence genome window below encodes:
- the gpatch8 gene encoding G patch domain-containing protein 8 isoform X3, giving the protein MGMGRMEMELDYAEDATEKRRVLEVEKEDTEELRQKYKDQMEKEKAIAKALEDLRANFYCELCDKQYTKHQEFDNHINSYDHAHKQRLKELKQREFARNVSSRSRKGGKKQEKMLRRLHELAEQRKQQDRTPGSGPMFKTTTVAVDGEKSDDGDMTPENTALTDCVMEGSPADKTGEASPKPSPTVSFSLGKNSSSSPTRCASKVSVSFSFAKKAPVKLETAAAVFADHGEEAMEEEETQEGEKTGGQEETSGSSTDSSKGGEGGGEGGENASVSTTEEVQQPDDGASLASTLNKLKMMMKKEEGYAGQEPQYYHYIPPAHCRVKPHFQFLLFMKATDQCLGKEEDEEEEQEEKVEDSSEQTEPDFTECKTEKGQDNVTLSPDPEPTPPSPKMKTEDVSSFAADTATMVPTSPTQKAEDTTTQDTMDSNLGPKIPTGPFFPVLSKDESTTLQWPSELLEFTKAQPSLSYSCNPLYFDFKLSRNKGVRGGKAAKSPKPCQESDGKGPEMAASTAEVDITAKPGTSTDKDKPSIGEEDLGQPEGDEQKLATGSAKKKKKKKKHKKSGKHSKRKGKDKGAEEDAEGETELMQEKPKKKKKHKRKKTKNKGPNQDEAAGDEKEKAKPKSEDKAVASSVQLTTGAVGATGNAGVEPGKRKRATKEVPCKSGAEEGGAGKGTDKVNSTEDHSGTKRQKTDSSAPQSASCSTSAQKSPGPGRPPSSESEEEGGSNTQRSRHHRSSPREQRRHHSAESRRSCSRSSKRGERRGSSRRRHRGQTSRSHSYSSSSERSSAGSSAYSHRSRSYSDSYSDYSKEGHRRRHSKRSSDSEYERRGSRGRRQSRRHQYTSSSSEDSRSRSRSYSRRKRHRRHHRSSSRSSSSWSRSTSARSWRRSYSRSHSSASRSSSSTKVSPRRRGPRARADSDAQRRDFNRSCIYRSQSPRSSSSRGLNRNTHSSSSQSLRPGVSRDAGEQKNTLTARQLLEKVQSKKSSDDSATGTKSGNKIKDPPQGYFGPKLPPTLGSKTMLPLFGKLQAGKKPMIPLTRPNEGEKSGAGKCSEAEVILVEPIREFPPPPPPPAPPVQKVEEAPQVMVVQEETQHPTTESQVHQEPRPLFEHEPSMMMPPYQGESGQDPSYNPMMESLVPEMQQPPMHAYPAYPPPNLEEDGMEAEEDGLAPLESQPITFTPEEMEKYSKLQQAAQQHIQQQLLAKQVKTFPSAAAAAAAAAAAANLAPAPPPPTLQQIHIQQPTVSMASMASGTSITTVQHAILQHHAATAAAMGIHPAHAHHPHHAHAQLAQVHHIPQHHFTPISLSHLGHSLGHSLGHSLGHAGLIPAHHAAFLSGQPIHIIPASALHHTPLALHHVPHALYPTLFTPRPSQAAAAAALQLHPLLHPIFSGQDLQHPPNHGS; this is encoded by the exons ATGGGGATGGGACGGATGGAGATGGAG TTGGACTATGCAGAGGACGccacagagaagagaagagtgCTTGAAGTGGAAAAGGAGGACACAGAAGAACTGCGGCAAAAATACAAG GACCAGATGGAAAAGGAGAAAGCCATTGCAAAGGCTCTGGAAGACCTGAGAGCCAATTTCTATTGTGAGCTATGTGACAAACAGTACACCAAACACCAGGAGTTTGACAACCACATTAACTCTTATGACCACGCTCACAAGCAG AGGCTTAAGGagctgaaacagagagagtTTGCTCGTAACGTGTCATCCCGTTCCCGGAAAGGtggaaaaaagcaagaaaagatGCTGCGTCGATTGCACGAGCTGGCTgagcagagaaaacaacagGACCG TACTCCAGGAAGTGGGCCCATGTTCAAAACTACCACAGTGGCTGTGGATGGAGAGAAGTCAGATGATGGCGACATGACACCTGAAAACACTGCCTTGACAGACTGTGTCATGGAAGGATCTCCGGCAGATAAAACTGGGGAAGCCTCCCCAAAGCCAAGTCCAACAGTCAGCTTCTCTCTGGGGAAGAACAGCTCCTCATCCCCAACCCGTTGCGCATCCAAAGTTAGTGTGTCCTTCTCTTTTGCCAAGAAAGCCCCAGTAAAGCTGGAGACAGCAGCGGCAGTGTTTGCTGATCATGGAGAGGAAGCtatggaggaagaagagaccCAGGAGGGAGAGAAGACCGGAGGGCAAGAGGAGACATCTGGCAGCAGCACAGACAGCTCTAAGGGAGGtgaaggaggaggggaaggaggagaAAACGCTAGTGTGTCAACAACCGAAGAGGTGCAGCAGCCTGACGATGGAGCCTCTCTAGCCTCCACTCTCAACAAactgaagatgatgatgaaaaaagaggaaggatATGCTGGACAGGAGCCTCAGTACTACCACTATATACCTCCAGCTCACTGCAGGGTAAAGCCTCACTTCCAGTTTTTGCTGTTTATGAAGGCCACTGATCAGTGTCttggaaaagaagaagatgaggaagaggagcaggaggagaaggTTGAAGATAGTTCTGAACAGACAGAGCCCGACTTTACAGAGTGCAAGACCGAAAAGGGACAAGATAATGTCACTTTATCCCCTGACCCAGAGCCAACTCCTCCATCACCTAAAATGAAGACGGAGGATGTGTCTTCATTCGCGGCAGATACAGCTACCATGGTTCCCACTTCCCCTACACAAAAAGCCgaagacacaacaacacaggacaCAATGGATTCCAACTTGGGTCCTAAAATCCCCACCGGTCCCTTCTTTCCAGTTCTGAGCAAAGATGAGAGCACTACCCTGCAGTGGCCCTCTGAGCTCCTCGAATTTACAAAAGCTCAGCCTTCCTTGTCTTACAGCTGTAATCCCCTCTACTTTGACTTCAAGCTGTCTCGCAACAAAGGTGTGCGTGGCGGGAAAGCAGCAAAGTCCCCTAAGCCTTGTCAAGAATCTGATGGCAAGGGGCCAGAGATGGCTGCATCAACAGCTGAAGTAGATATAACTGCTAAACCCGGGACCAGCACTGACAAAGACAAGCCAAGTATAGGTGAGGAAGACCTTGGCCAACCAGAAGGTGATGAGCAAAAGCTTGCAACTGGCAGtgccaagaaaaaaaagaaaaagaagaaacataagAAGTCTGGAAAGCACTCAAAACGTAAAGGAAAAGACAAGGGAGCAGAAGAAGATGCAGAGGGCGAGACTGAGCTAATGCAAGAGAAacccaaaaagaagaaaaaacacaaaaggaagaaaaccaaaaacaaggGTCCCAATCAAGATGAGGCAGCAGgtgatgaaaaggaaaaagcaaaaccaaaatCAGAAGATAAAGCTGTTGCCTCCTCTGTTCAGCTGACAACTGGAGCGGTGGGAGCTACGGGAAATGCAGGCGTTGAACCGGGAAAGAGGAAACGTGCTACTAAGGAAGTGCCTTGCAAGTCTGGAGCAGAGGAAGGAGGAGCCGGAAAAGGTACCGACAAGGTCAACTCCACAGAGGATCACAGTGGCACCAAGCGACAAAAGACTGACTCCAGTGCACCTCAAAGTGCCTCCTGCTCCACCTCAGCTCAAAAGAGTCCTGGTCCTGGTAGACCGCCCAGCAGTGAGAGTGAAGAAGAAGGGGGCTCTAATACTCAGCGCTCACGTCATCACAGGTCAAGTCCTCGGGAACAACGCCGCCACCATAGTGCAGAATCAAGGCGGTCCTGCAGCCGTTCTTCAAAACGGGGGGAAAGACGGGGCAGCAGTCGTCGGCGCCATCGTGGCCAAACCTCTCGTAGTCACTCATACTCCAGCAGTTCTGAGCGCTCCTCAGCCGGCAGCAGCGCCTACAGTCACCGAAGCCGCAGCTACTCAGACAGTTACAGCGACTACAGCAAAGAGGGTCACAGACGGAGGCACTCCAAACGTTCATCAGACTCGGAGTATGAGCGTAGGGGAAGCCGAGGACGAAGACAATCCAGGAGACATCAGtacacctcttcctcctcagaaGACTCACGCTCACGTTCACGCAGCTACAGCCGCAGGAAGAGGCACCGGCGGCACCATCGGAGCAGCTCAAGAAGCTCTAGTAGCTGGAGCCGCAGCACTAGTGCAAGATCGTGGAGACGCAGCTACAGCCGGAGCCACAGCTCTGCCAGCCGCTCCTCCAGTTCCACTAAAGTCTCTCCTCGGCGACGAGGCCCCAGGGCTCGAGCTGACAGTGACGCACAGCGTAGAGACTTCAACCGCTCTTGTATCTACCGTTCCCAGTCTCCGCGTTCATCTTCATCACGAGGCCTTAACCGCAACACCCATTCATCCAGCTCCCAGTCTCTGAGGCCAGGGGTGTCCCGAGATGCAGGGGAACAGAAAAATACCCTTACTGCTCGCCAGCTGCTGGAGAAGGTTCAGTCTAAAAAAAGCTCTGATGATTCTGCCACAGGAACAAAATCTGGGAATAAGATTAAGGACCCACCACAGGGATACTTTGGTCCCAAACTACCCCCGACCCTTGGAAGCAAAACAATGCTGCCGCTTTTTGGTAAGCTGCAAGCAGGGAAGAAACCGATGATTCCCCTAACCAGACCCAATGAGGGGGAGAAATCAGGTGCAGGGAAGTGCTCTGAGGCAGAGGTTATCTTGGTAGAGCCTATAAGGGagttccctcctcctccaccacctccagcGCCACCTGTCCAGAAGGTTGAGGAGGCCCCACAGGTCATGGTGGTGCAAGAGGAGACGCAGCATCCCACTACAGAATCCCAGGTGCACCAAGAACCCCGGCCATTGTTTGAACACGAGCCTTCCATGATGATGCCCCCGTACCAAGGAGAATCGGGACAGGACCCTTCTTACAATCCCATGATGGAGTCCCTCGTGCCAGAAATGCAGCAGCCTCCAATGCATGCCTACCCTGCTTACCCACCACCCAACCTGGAGGAAGATGGCatggaggcagaggaggatGGACTGGCTCCTTTGGAGAGTCAGCCCATTACATTCACAccagaggagatggagaagtACAGCAAGCTGCAACAGGCTGCACAGCAGCACATCCAGCAGCAGCTTTTGGCCAAGCAGGTCAAGACATTTCcgtctgcagcagcagctgcagccgcTGCTGCGGCGGCTGCCAACTTGGCCCCAGCTCCTCCTCCCCCAACCCTCCAACAGATCCACATCCAGCAGCCCACTGTGTCTATGGCTTCCATGGCCTCTGGCACATCAATCACCACAGTGCAACATGCCATCCTGCAGCACCATGCTGCCACTGCTGCAGCCATGGGCATTCACCCAGCACATGCCCACCACCCACACCATGCACATGCCCAGTTGGCCCAGGTACACCACATTCCCCAGCACCACTTTAcccccatctctctgtctcatttagGTCACTCCCTTGGCCATTCTCTGGGACACTCACTAGGACATGCTGGGCTGATTCCTGCCCACCATGCAGCCTTCCTCTCTGGTCAGCCTATACATATTATCCCAGCGTCTGCACTTCACCACACCCCCTTAGCTCTCCACCATGTACCACACGCCCTCTACCCCACACTTTTCACACCCCGGCCCTCACAGGCTGCTGCAGCGGCAGCTCTCCAACTCCACCCACTGCTACACCCAATCTTCTCAGGGCAGGACCTCCAGCACCCACCTAACCATGGCTCTTGA